agtgatttttttttgtccGTATTGGAAAAAGACACTAACTAAAATGATAACAATGTCAAATAAGGtatcctgtggaaaattctctacTATAATGAACTTTAGATAAACAGTTCCAGAAATTGAGTCATCATTACACTGAAGTTTACTCTGTAAATAGCTAAAGAAGGAGGTAAGAAAAGGagtcaaaaacagaaaacaaatattttgatcccagaggatttttaaaagcatttagagGCAGCAAGAACATTTTAATTTCCTCTCCTCTTAATAAAATTCCCAAGGTATGGCATACTTTAGGGAAACAAATTCTCCCAGAACAAAAAATGATGTAACTACTTCTGAAAACGTTAAttcatgtggaaaaaaaaattttttttcagagtgaTCTTCCTActtccttggaggaaaaactaAGAATACAACCAAGTGACTGCTAGACAGTCGGACTTCCTCTCTATGCAAAGGCACAGGTCTGGGTGGGACGATGAAATGCATGCTGAAAAAAGAGCACAGTTTGTACTCCAGTATTAATTCtctaaagaagaaaggaactcaCTGACATGTAAGTTTAACTCACTGTTTAAACCTATTTCTGCTTCTCTATTTATCTTCGAATGTTCAAGATGAGTTAAATGGATTTATGGGAAAATAAGACTGaccaacatttaaaatattttataggtttTCTAATGTCGAACAAACTCTTAGTTAAACCCGAATTTTCTCTCTAAAGCATTTAAGCCGTATTGCTCTTTAGAACTGTATTTGATTTGCTGGCGTTTTATTCTAGCTTTTTTATGCCAACGTTCCTAAACTGAAAACCTGCAATTTCTTTTCATATGGATAATGTTATGCTTTTAAGGAATTTAAAGCTTTGTGCACTAtcaatttctagttttttttttttttcttccccctcacTCTAGTGACTGAACTAACCAATGGCTGGTGAAAACTATACCAGGGTCACGGAGTTTATTTTCACAGGCTTAAAGTGCCATCGGCATGCGCAAGGCTTCCTCTTCTTGCTCCTCCTTCTTTTTCACCTTGTTACCACGGCGGGAAACCTGGGCATGGTTACCCTCATCCGGATGGATTCCCGCCTGCACACACCGATGTGCTTCTTTCTCAGTCACCTGTCCTTTGTGGATGTCTGCCTTTCATCCGTGGTTGGCCCCAAGATGCTCAGAGACTTCTTCGCTGAAAGGAAAGCCATTTCTTTCCTGGGCTGCGCCTTGCAGCAGTGGTTCTTTGGGTTCTTTGTGGCCATCGAGTGCCTTCTCGTGGCATCCATGGCTTATGACCGCTACGTGGCCATCTGTAACCCACTGCTGTAGTCAGTTGTCACGTCCCACAGGCTCTGCATACAGCTGGTGGTCGGACCCTGCGCTGTTGGATTTCTGAACACCATGACCCACACAACAGCTGCTTTTCGACTTCCCTTTTGTGGTTCCAACATTATCAATCACTTCTTCTGTGACA
The genomic region above belongs to Capra hircus breed San Clemente unplaced genomic scaffold, ASM170441v1, whole genome shotgun sequence and contains:
- the LOC108635332 gene encoding LOW QUALITY PROTEIN: olfactory receptor 1009-like (The sequence of the model RefSeq protein was modified relative to this genomic sequence to represent the inferred CDS: inserted 2 bases in 1 codon; substituted 1 base at 1 genomic stop codon); protein product: MAGENYTRVTEFIFTGLKCHRHAQGFLFLLLLLFHLVTTAGNLGMVTLIRMDSRLHTPMCFFLSHLSFVDVCLSSVVGPKMLRDFFAERKAISFLGCALQQWFFGFFVAIECLLVASMAYDRYVAICNPLLXSVVTSHRLCIQLVVGPCAVGFLNTMTHTTAAFRLPFCGSNIINHFFCDMCPLLSLVCADMRINKLLVFIVAGSVLVVSSLTILISYFYILISILSIRSAHGRHRAFSTCSSHLTAVSVLYGTLFFIYVRPGAVFSLDLNKVVAXFYTAVIPMLNPLIYSLRNKEVKAAMCRIIGRRKFCLKS